The window TGTGTTGTCAGAGCAGACCACCCGGGTGCCGGTGGCGAGGGCGCGTGGAATGGTCGACTGCAGCGCCTTCATTCCTTCATCACCTCAACCACAACGAAGTTCTTGGTCTTTGAAAGCGGTCTGCACTCCGCGATCCGGACCACGTCGCCTACGCTGGGATGCAGACAGGGTGTGCTGTGGGCATGATACCGGGACCTGCGCTTCTCGTACCGCTTGTATTTCTTGACGTAGTGGAGGTACTCACGCTCCACGACGACTGTACCGCTCATACGGTCGCTCACGACTTTGCCGGTAATCACCTGGCCGTGTACCGGCAAAGTGCCGTGAAACGGACAATTTGCGTCCTCACATTCTGTTTCCGGAATGGGGACATCCAACCCAATGTTTCGTGCCATTATTCATCCTCATTTATTTGATCCGCATGCTAATCCGCCGCTCCGGCTGCGCCTCCAGGCTCGATCCGTCTACATCGACGATCGTGCCGTCCGGGAGCCGGATGCGAAAGACACTGGATCGTTTTGGTATCCGCTTCTTCTTCCCCTCGGTCTGGATGATCAGGGTATTCTTGGTCTCATCGATGATGCGGCCAGATACCCCGACATGACCGGGGTTGCTTGCAGAGACGACCAGAACGTTCAGGCCGAGCAACTCGTGCCGCAGAACGTTCTGGGGAGAGATCATGCGTTCCTCCGTGCGTTCTTCTCAGTCTGGATACGCGCGATCGTTCTCTTAACCTCGCGGATCCTCCCGGGGTTCTCAGTGGCACCGCCGGCGCTGACTTTCCCCCGCCCCTGGATCAGTTCAAGGGTGAGCTTCTGCTCCTGCTCGATAAGCTCGGTATCGGAGAGCTGCCTCACTTCTTTTGCGCGAAAGATTGCCATTTATCTCTCCTCCAGGAACTCCTCTTCAAAGATATCCTCGTCGGGTTCTTCATCGAACTCATCCTCGAAGGGAACTTCGCTGACTTCCTCGGGCTTAGGGGCCTCAGGAGCCTTCTTCTGCTGGGGCTCGACAACCTCAAAGGTATCTGGCAGTTTTGCACCCGGCGGGACGATCTTAACCTGGACACCGATGGTCCCGAGTTTCTTGACGGCAATTGCATAGCCCGTCTCGACGATCGTCTCGCTGGGCTCGCCGCTGTGCTTGACGTAACCCTCGGTGAACTTCTGGGTCCGCGCCCGGGCCCCGGTCAGTTTCCCGGAAATGACGACTTCGCAGCCGAGCGCACCGGAATCCATCACGCGACGGATCGTGCTCTGTCCTGCCTTCCGGAAGTACCAACCGCGCTCAAGAGCGTTTGCCAGCCTCTCCGCCATGATCTGGGCGTTGAAGTTGGGGTTCTGGATCTGCTGGACCTCCACCTGCGGGGACTCAACACCATAGGTGGTGGCAAGATCCTGGGTGAGTTGCCGAACCTGCTTACCGCCCTTTCCGATCACGATACCGGGCTTCTCCGCAAAGATGGTCACCTGGGTACCAAGCGGCGTCCGGGTGATGTCCATGCCGCCGTACCCCGCCCGCTTGAGTTCGTTCGCCAAGAACTTCTCGACGCAGACGTTGCGGACACCGTCCATGATAAACTTCTTCTCGGTCGCCATTACGCCACCTCGCTCACGATGATCTCGATGTTCACGGTCTCCCTGCGCTTCGGGGTGGCGCGGCCCATTGCACGTGGGAAGAACGCCCGAAGGCCACGGCCAGCGTTGGCAGCAACGTGGTCGATCCTGAGTTTCCCGGTATCGAGACCGATATACTCGGCGTTCTTCTCAACGGACTCAAGCAACTTGATGTATGCCTCCGCAGCCTTGACCGGGTACCGCCCTGCGGGCCACTTTGAGAGGCCGCGCTTGTGGGCGACGTTCCGTTTGAACCGCCTGAAGGGAATAGCCTTCTTTAATGCCACCACGTCGGTGAGGTATGCCTTTGCCTCGGTGGTGGTCATGTTCCGGATGAACCTGGCAATCTCAATCGAGTGCTTGGGGGAGACAGGGAGCTCGTTCGCCTTTGCACGAGCGACGTTCTCGCCCACAATCTTTGCAGAGTATTCTGTCCTTGCCATAGCCATCACTTCAGTGGTACGTACTTACTCGACCTGGTCGCACCGATACCAGCGCTGCCGTGGGTAACTTTCTTGCGGGTCAGTGCAAACTCTCCAAGGTAGTGGAAGACCGCCTCAGGCTGGATCTCCACCTTCTGGAACTCCTTACCGTTGTGGACCAGGATAGTCTTGCCGACCATCTCGGGCATGACAACCATGTCACGCAGATGGGTGCGGATGTTTTCGTCCCCCGACCGGATGTCGGAGAGGAGTTTCTCGTGCTCCCTTGAGAGACCGCGGTTAAACTTCCTGCGTGCCCGGGACGGCATGATCGACAGCAGTTCGGTGAGAGCCATCTGCTGCAGATCCTCAATGGAATAGCCGCGATAGGTGAATTCCTCTCGCCGCCGCGGCATTCGCTTCTGTGCTTTCTTTGCCATGCTTCATCCCTCACTTCTTCCACTTGCCGGTTCTCCGGGCGGCAATGTGTCCCACTTTTCTGCCAGGCGAGGTCCCATGGGAGACAGTCTTTGGCCGTCCGCAGTGCTGGTGACCACCGCCACCGAACGGGTGGTCGATGACGTTCATGCAGACACCCTTAACACGGGGCCATCTCTCAGCGGAGGACCTGACGTGGAAGGCTTTCTTTCCTGCCTTGACGAACGGCTTTTCACCCCGTCCGCCGCCAGCAACGATACCGACGGTTGCCATGCAGGCACCGTTGAACCACTTGTTCTTGCCGCTCGGCATCCGAACACCGACACGGCCGTCTTCAGACTTGCCGATGACGAGAGCCTGAACACCGCTCGAGCGGACGAATTTACCGCCGTCGTTGGGCCGAGCTTCGATGTTGCAGACGTACGCACCGACCGGGATCTCCTGGAGCGGAAGGGTGTTTCCGTTCTTCACCTCACCGCCTGGTCCCCAGGAGAGTCCATCCCCTACGCCGAGCCCTTCAGTGGCAAGGACATATACCTTCTCGCCGCTCTCAAGCCTGACAAGGGCGATCGGTGCGTGGCGGGACGGGTCATGCTCGATATCGAGAACCACTCCGGACGTCAGAGCAGTATTCTTCCCCGCATGTCTCAGGTCGGCTTTATACCGGTGCGACGGTGCACGGTACGAAGGGCCGCCTCTACCGCGGCTCTGTGCTATAATTCGATGTGCCATCGTCACTCACCTTACATTATTCCCAGCCGGCTGAGGAACTCTTCAGCCGCTTTCTCATCCGCAAACTTTACAATGGCTTTCTTCTCGCCCTTCATGGTCATCATGGTGCGGACTTCGGCCACTTTCTGCTCGAAGGTCGACTCCAGCTCGCGTTTGATATCCTGCTTGGTGGCGTTCCTCTGCACGATAAACTGGAGTTTGTTCCCGCCTTCGAGCATCATCGTTGCTTTTTCAGTAACGAAGGGATATTTCAGTACCATTTAGAACTCCTCCAGTCTCTTGATTGCAGACTCCGTCCAGATCGTCAGGCGCCCTGCCTGCGTGCCGGGTGCTAAGAGTTCGGCATTGAGCTGGTTGACGGCCACGGCATCGACACCGGCAAGGTTCCGGGCTGCCCGGAGCGGCTCGTTCCCGGTGACGATCAGGATGCTCTTGCGCTGCTTGTAGCGGCGTCCACGCATGGTGCCTCGTCCAGCACGGACCTTCTTGCTCCTCCTTGCACGCTCGACATCGGCATAGAGCCCGAGAGCAGAGAGTGTCGAGATGACGTCGCTGGTCCGGGTGATCTCTTCGAACTTGTCCTCAAGGACCAGTGGAAGTTCGCCCTCAAAGATGTGACCGCGCCCCCGGACAAGGTCCAGGTGTGTGCTGGCCGCGATGGCGGACCTGAGAGCCTTCTGCTTCTCTTTGCGGTTGATATTCTTGATGAGGACCTTTTCGACCTTCGGAGGATGCGCTGCCCGTCCGCCGGTTGCCTGCGGCACCCGGGCCGCCCTGCTGCCGTTCTTCAGGCGGGGGACCTGAGCGACGCCCCGGCCGCTGCCCCAGGACTCTGCGGAGGTGCGTATGCCAGCATAGGGGTTTGTCCCATGCGGCTGGAACCGGGTGCTCTGGAGTGCGAGGACAGCCCGCTTAATCAGGTCGGGCCTGTATTCTTCGTTAAAGATCTCGGGGAGATCGATCTCGTGGCTGATCTCGCCTGTCAGTGTTCGAACCTGTGCCTTCATCGCTGCTCACCCCTGCTTGCTCTGCGTACTGACGAAGTTGATCGTCGGTGCGCTGATGGTCTGCTCATCTTTCCGTATTGCAGGCCGTATCCGGACCAGCCGCTTGCTCGGCCCGGGGACGGAACCCTTGATCAGGACATAGGGCCCACGCACAAGGCCGTAGTGGAGGAATCCACCTGCCGGCGTTATATCGTCGCCGTTGGTGCCGATCTTCAAGATCCGCTTGTTGAACTCGGTGCGCTGCTGGTAGCCCATCTGTCCCATCTGGGGCACCTGCCACCGGACGTGGTGCGGATTCCAGGGGCCGAGGTTCCCGATGTGGCGCTTCTTGCCGCCGCGGGAGTGTTTGCGCTTCCTGACCTGGACACCCCAGCGCTTGACGGGGCCTTCCGTACCCTTACCGGTGGTGACGGCGGTCACATCGACGTACTCGCCGACCTCGAAGTTGCTCGAGATTGTGACCTCTTTTCCGAGAATCTCTGCGGCGTAGGCAATCTGGTCGTCGAGGCTTCCGCCGGCGATCCGCATCTCCATCAGGTCGGGGACCTTCTTCGGGACACCAGTCAGCTCGATTGGCCGGGTGTATGTCAGGGCATAGAGTTCTACGACCTTACCTTCGCCAATTGCATTCCTGATGGCTTCGAGGGCAGCAGCGGTGTCGTGGTTCTTCGGGACGTTAATACGGCGGGACAACTCAGGATCGAGGTCGGTAGCCCAGGCCTCGGTCAATGCGTGCTTCCCGTAGGTGTCCTCGCTGTATGCGCGCACGCCGGCCACCCGCATGGGTGGGACCTCAACCACGGTCACCGGTACCATTATATCCTTGCCTTCGGTGGGGCTGTTTTTACGGTCATCAACCATGATGACGTGCGTCATCCCCACCTTGTACCCTGCAAATCCCTGCACGGTCGGGGCACCCGTGTGCTCAGGCCATGAGCCGTATCGGGGAACCGGACTTTTCGCCCGCTTTCTCGGGCTGTATGCGAGGGATCCTCTGCGTGGTCTGTGTATATTCGGCATGTTTCAATCAACCCTTCGTGCGTTGTAGTGAGATGCATGCGCCGAACCCCGTGCCGGGGTACCCGACACGATGGATTCTTCTGGTGAACCCGTAACTCGGGGCAAGACATCGAACACCCCGGTACGTCTACCGGGGCGTGAAGGGAAACAGTTGATGGAGGCAGTAGATATGAGAGTACAAGAGACATCCGTCTCCGCACAATCCTGTCGCCCACTCCACTGCCGGCCCGGTGTGCACCGGGCACACTCCAGTCGTCGCCAATAGATCCTGATTCTTCGACGCTCCCAGGCAACGTTCTCCTGGAATCGGGCACGCTGCACAGGCGTTGGCCCAGCGTCTCGATCAGATCCAGCTCCTGTCATCCCGTTGTGACGAGCACAACTCCGTATCGACATCGGCCCTCCGGGAGGAGGGTTCGACCTTCGCTTAGACTGATACCCCCTACACCGCCCCGCCGCGCGTATCTGGTCCACAGATATTGCGGAGCCAGAGGGATCCCGGCAATTAGAGGCACATACTGTGCCGGCTGACTTTCAGGATCAGGCGAAGATGTGTAGAGCGGTTTCTTAAACATTACTTAAAATAAGATATAAATCTTGTTATAGAATTCTGCACCGCTCTACGCGAAACGGACATCTACTGTAATTAAAGCGGCAATTCTCTAAACTGAACGTTCGGGGGGGTGAATGAAAGGCTGCCGTCACTCCACAAAGAGGTGCACGGCCGGACAGACTCCCCATAAGGGATCATGGATCCAACACGGCCGCTCCGGCACGAGACCTGCGCGGGTGCAGGGGCGGAAGCTGGATCATCCAAAGTACAGATCGCCGTCGTTGTTGATGTAGATCTCGACGTCTTCGCGGACCTGCCGGCCCCTGAACCGCTCGGGATTCGCGTCCCGGATCCGGTTTATAAGCGAGATCGTGTCATACTTGACCTTCACACCCACCTTCTCGGCCTCAGCATAGATGATCTCAGGGACTTTGAGGAGATCGAGGCCCTTCTGGAGCGTACAGAGGTGCGTGGCGTCGAGGGTGTAGAGGAACTCAAGCGTCTCACGTGCACGCGCGATATTCTCAAGCGCGGCTTTCTCGATGGTGCAGACGTTTGCCTTTGAGGTATGAATAATCTCTGCAATCTGTTGTTGGGTCAACCCTTTCTTCCGGTAGCGCAACACTTCTTTCTGGCGATCGGTAAGCAGACCTTGTTTCATCACCTATATATTGATCATCTAAATTTAAACACTTTCCTTTAACTTAGTTAAGGACGGACCAGACATACGGGCAATTTCAAAACGTTTATATGAGAACTTGGCGATACTATCGTGTTCTCAAATTTTGAGAGGTGTATAAAGTGGTAGTTAAAGTAGGAATCGCAAAACTGGGGAATATCGCCAGTGGTGTAATGGCTGAGCTTCTTCTTGATGAGCGTGCCGACCGTGAGGATATGATCACTTTCATGGCGACCTCCGGTACGAAACTGCAGCCCGAGGATATCGACCGCGTCGTCAGCAATATGAAGGCATGGGGCCCGGACTTCTGTATCGTCGTCTCCCCGAACGGCATCCTCCCCGGACCCACCCAGGCCCGTGAGGCCCTTGCAGCAGCCGGAATCCCCTGCATCGTCATCACCGACGACGTCACCTCCAAGAAGGAGCAGTTCGAGGCACTCAAGGCGAGCAACTTCGGCTACATCATCATGAAGGCCGACTCCATGATCGGCGCCCGCCGTGAGTTCCTCGACCCCATTGAGATGGCGGACTACAACGGAAACCTCATCAAGGTCCTCTCCGTCACCGGCGCGTTCCGCAAGCTGCAGATGGAGCTCGACAAGGTGATCGACCAGGTGAAGGCCGGCAAGAAGGGTGCGGACCTCGTGCTCCCGAAGGTCGTCATGACCTCCGACAAGGCGGTCGAGGGCGAGTTCACCAACCCCTACGCGCTCGCGAAGGCACGTGCCGCCTACGAGATCGCCCAGTCTGTTGCAGGCGTCAACGTCAAGGGCTGCTTCATGACGAAGGAGTGGGAGAAGTACATCCCGATCGTCTCAAGCGCTCACGAGATGATGCGCCAGGCCATGCTCCTCTGCGAGGAGGCACGCGAGCTCGAAAAGGGCATGGATGGAGTCATCCGCAAGCCGCACAAGAAGACCGGCGAGATCGTCTCAAAGACCGCGCTCATCAGCAAGCCCGAGTAACCTCGACACCACTTCTTTTTTCGAGTTTGTAGATTGTCCTACCCGGTAGTGAGTAGGCCGTTTGTCTTCGTTGGCGATGAAGTGACGTGTGGGTTCCCGAGACCCATCTCTAGGCGAGGAACGATGGTCAGACGGGCGACGGGTGGTATTTTCCTCAGTAACACTGACACGGTTTTCAAGGGGATATCGCCATCTGGGGGAGGGGCTGACGGGGAGTGCGACTGACCGGAGGTCAGGAGCTTGAGAAACTCGAAGAGTTTCGAGGAACGAAGGGCGAAACGCCCTGAGTTCGAGCACCGTTAGGTGCGAAGGGGCGAGCCCCCCTCCCCTGTCCCCACCCCCCATGGTGATAGTCCCACGGTCCACTGCATGGGGATATTCCCCGCTCGGGTCACCCGGTTTGCCGCACAGTAAAGGCCTTCGGCCTTCTCAAAATCTGGTTCTAACCACCTACGGCGAAAAGATCATCATCCGCTCTTCGGTCATCTCCTCGATCGCGTACTTCGGCCCCTCCCGCCCGATGCCCGAGCCCCTGACCCCGCCATAGGGGGCGTGATCCATCCGGAACGTCGAGACGTCGTTGACCACCAGGCCGCCGACCCGGAGTTCCGCGAACGCCTGCGCAATCCTTCGGGAATCGTGGGTGAAGATGCCCGCCTGCAGCCCGTACTCGGAGTCGTTCGCGAGCGCGAGCGCCTCCTCGAAGGTCTCGTAGGGGGTGACCGTCACCACCGGGGCGAAGACCTCGGTCCGGTTCACTGCCATATCCGGCGTCGTCTCGACGAGAACTGTCGGCTCAAAGAGCGGACCGTCGCGGGTTCCTCCGGCAAGCACCTTCGCGCCGCCTGCGATGGCGTCCTCCACCTTTGCAAACGCTGTCTCCGCGGCAGACTCCGAGATCATCGGACCCACATCGGTCTTTAGTTCGCGTGGATCGCCGACGGTAAGGGCACGAGTCCGTTCGACAAGCAGCCCGAGCGCCTCCTCGTAAATCGGCTGATGGAGGTAGACCCGCTGCACCGAGATGCAGGCCTGGCCGGCGTTCGAGAACCCGCCGGCAACGATGCGATCGACCGCAAAGGGGATATCGGCATCCTCATGAACGATCACGGCCGCGTTTCCGCCGAGTTCCAGACCGACGCGTTTTCTGCCAGCAATCGACCGGAGGTGCCATCCGACGGCCGAACTCCCGGTGAAACTCACACAGGCGATCCGGTCGTCCCGTACCATCCGCTCCGCAAGATCGGTGCGGCAGGGGACGACGCTGAGCGCTTCCGCCGGAAACCCGGCCTCAAGCGCCATCTCGCCGAGCATCAGCGAAGAGATCGGGGTGGCCGACGCGGGTTTGAGGATAACGGAGTTTCCGGCGGCGATGGCCGGCCCCAGTTTGTGGCAGGCAAGGTTGAGCGGGAAGTTGAACGGCGTGATCGCGAGCACCGGGCCGAGCGGGAACCGGCGGAGGCAGCCTATCCGCCCTTCCCCGGCCACATTCCAGTCGAGAGGAAGGATCGTGCCGTCGATCCGGCGCGCCTCCTCGGCGGAGACCTCGATCGTCTCCTGCGCACGCACGACCTCGCTCTCGGCAAGGGCACGGGTCTTTCCCGCTTCGAGCACGATCGTGCGGGCAAGGTCTGCGGCCCGTTCCCGGATGAGATCGGCAAGCGCGTAGAGGATCTCCGAGCGGCGGTGTGCGGGAAGGCGCCGCGTGACGGAGAACCCGCGTTCGGCAGAACAGAGAGCGTCCTCGATATCCTCGCTCCCGGCAAGGCAGACCCGACCGGCGACCTCCCCGGTGTACGGGAACCGAACATCCAGGATATCGTTGTTCGTTCGCCATTCTCCGCCGATCAGGAATCCGCGTGGCTCTATCATAGAAAAAGAGTTGGTAGGCCCCGGAATTAACTTTTCTCACGGAAGAGTGCGCCGAGGTCTTCCGGGAGCGTCAGGATGACCGGCTCCAGGTGCAGTCGCTCCATGAACGCCGAGTCGCACATGGAGAGACTGTTGGGATTCAACCGTGCTATGAGGGAGCAGAATGCACGGTGACCACAGCCCGCAGTTCCCGGGGCGTCAAAGAAGATCGAGGCATTGAAGGCGTATGTGCCAAGGTCCCGGTAGAACTCAATGATGCGGATGATCCCGCGAGCCAACGGCTCTATGTAGGGCTCAAATTCATCAAGCGTCGATATCGGAAGAATTCCGCGTATCTCCCGCTCACCGAGGGGAACCGGGTTTGCAGACCAGAAGATCTCATCTTCAAAGAGGAACCGCTCGGAGCAGCGCTCGCGATCCACCAGATCGTCCCAGTAGAGGTGACCATGGTCGACAAGGTAGCGGCGCCCGGCAGAGAGGTAAAGATCCACAAGCCGGGTAGGCTCTGCATCGACGATACCCTGCAGGTGCGGGTGGACGATGCTCGCCCCGGCCGAAGGGAGGTAGTTCCAGTTTATGCTCGCGTAACCCGGAGACCGGATCATGGCCTGTGTCGTGCCGGATATAGCGTCGGCAAGGTGCCTTGCGCTAAGGCGGCCCGGCTCATGTTCGGTGGTGATTACGGTGACGACATGATGCTTGGCGAAAGGATAGAGGTTCGGGAACGTCACGCTCTCTCCGCAGTGGAGACGGCTCCCGTCCCCAAACGTCGGGGTGGAGGCGTTTATGGCGTCGGAGCAGAACGGACAACGTTCGCGCGAATCGGGCAGAGCAGGAGCGGAATCGATCTGCCGCTCTATCCGGACGGGACTGATCCTGCACCGGATACCGGTGAGGGACTCCCGGCGGTACTGAAGAATACCTCGTTCCGTCCGGATCTCATGAGTGGTGAACATGACCCTTTGTACTCCAGTTAGCGCGCCAATTGTATAAAACCCTGACAGGGGCGTGGTTGAGAGAGAAGAAAGGTCCCTATACCGGCAGGAGCGGCGGAGCAAACTCCTCTGCAGAGTGGCCGGGGAAAAAAGTGATGAGTGTTTTTCGGTCTTAGATGATGTACTTGCCGAGCAGGCGGATGGAGTTGGTCATGTCGGGGCCGAGCGGCGAGCCGAAGATGATCTGGGTAACTCCAGCCTTGGCAAGGTCCTCACACTTCTGCTTGACCGTGTCGGGGGTGCCGGCGATGGTGAAGGCATCGATCTCAGCGTCTCCGACGAGTCCGCCGACGGCCTTGAAGTCGAAGCGTGCGAGCGCATCCTTGATCTTCGCGACGTTGTTCATGTCAAGGTTGTGGCGCTCGAGGATCGCGGGCGGGGAGCCTGCGGCGATGAACGCGGCTACGATCTTTGCGGCGTTCCGGGCCTTCTTCTCGTCTTTGTCGATGGACATGGCGGTGTAGGCGCCGACGTCGAAGTTCTTCTTGCCGGCCTTCTCCATCGCTGCCTTGATGATCGGGATAGCGGCATCGAAGTCCTTGGGGTTGGACGCATTGATCAGGGCGCCGTCACCGATCGTACCGGCGAGTTCGAGGACCTTGGGGCCCTGGGCACCGATGTAGATGGGAATACCCTTCTTGCCGGGCAGGGTGACACCGGTCAGCTTGGCACCGTCGTAGTCGAAGAACTCCATGTTGCCGGTCTTCTTGACCTCTTCGCCAGAGAGGAGCTTGCGAATCTGGGTGACACCCTCAGTCAGGCGGGCGACGGGCTTGACGGG of the Methanoculleus thermophilus genome contains:
- a CDS encoding 50S ribosomal protein L23; translation: MVLKYPFVTEKATMMLEGGNKLQFIVQRNATKQDIKRELESTFEQKVAEVRTMMTMKGEKKAIVKFADEKAAEEFLSRLGIM
- a CDS encoding 5,10-methylenetetrahydromethanopterin reductase; this translates as MRCIALTTYGIEFVPGAINVKQVVNYTKLAESKDIDYVWITNHYNNRHAYPTLAMIAANTDTIKMGPGIMNTFTDTPAAIASFMATLNEISDGRAVLGIGPGDLSTLPKLAIDPVKPVARLTEGVTQIRKLLSGEEVKKTGNMEFFDYDGAKLTGVTLPGKKGIPIYIGAQGPKVLELAGTIGDGALINASNPKDFDAAIPIIKAAMEKAGKKNFDVGAYTAMSIDKDEKKARNAAKIVAAFIAAGSPPAILERHNLDMNNVAKIKDALARFDFKAVGGLVGDAEIDAFTIAGTPDTVKQKCEDLAKAGVTQIIFGSPLGPDMTNSIRLLGKYII
- the rpl4p gene encoding 50S ribosomal protein L4, whose translation is MKAQVRTLTGEISHEIDLPEIFNEEYRPDLIKRAVLALQSTRFQPHGTNPYAGIRTSAESWGSGRGVAQVPRLKNGSRAARVPQATGGRAAHPPKVEKVLIKNINRKEKQKALRSAIAASTHLDLVRGRGHIFEGELPLVLEDKFEEITRTSDVISTLSALGLYADVERARRSKKVRAGRGTMRGRRYKQRKSILIVTGNEPLRAARNLAGVDAVAVNQLNAELLAPGTQAGRLTIWTESAIKRLEEF
- a CDS encoding F420-dependent methylenetetrahydromethanopterin dehydrogenase, yielding MVVKVGIAKLGNIASGVMAELLLDERADREDMITFMATSGTKLQPEDIDRVVSNMKAWGPDFCIVVSPNGILPGPTQAREALAAAGIPCIVITDDVTSKKEQFEALKASNFGYIIMKADSMIGARREFLDPIEMADYNGNLIKVLSVTGAFRKLQMELDKVIDQVKAGKKGADLVLPKVVMTSDKAVEGEFTNPYALAKARAAYEIAQSVAGVNVKGCFMTKEWEKYIPIVSSAHEMMRQAMLLCEEARELEKGMDGVIRKPHKKTGEIVSKTALISKPE
- a CDS encoding 30S ribosomal protein S19, translating into MAKKAQKRMPRRREEFTYRGYSIEDLQQMALTELLSIMPSRARRKFNRGLSREHEKLLSDIRSGDENIRTHLRDMVVMPEMVGKTILVHNGKEFQKVEIQPEAVFHYLGEFALTRKKVTHGSAGIGATRSSKYVPLK
- a CDS encoding 30S ribosomal protein S17, whose protein sequence is MARNIGLDVPIPETECEDANCPFHGTLPVHGQVITGKVVSDRMSGTVVVEREYLHYVKKYKRYEKRRSRYHAHSTPCLHPSVGDVVRIAECRPLSKTKNFVVVEVMKE
- a CDS encoding Tfx family DNA-binding protein — encoded protein: MKQGLLTDRQKEVLRYRKKGLTQQQIAEIIHTSKANVCTIEKAALENIARARETLEFLYTLDATHLCTLQKGLDLLKVPEIIYAEAEKVGVKVKYDTISLINRIRDANPERFRGRQVREDVEIYINNDGDLYFG
- the rpmC gene encoding 50S ribosomal protein L29 — its product is MAIFRAKEVRQLSDTELIEQEQKLTLELIQGRGKVSAGGATENPGRIREVKRTIARIQTEKNARRNA
- a CDS encoding 50S ribosomal protein L22, which translates into the protein MARTEYSAKIVGENVARAKANELPVSPKHSIEIARFIRNMTTTEAKAYLTDVVALKKAIPFRRFKRNVAHKRGLSKWPAGRYPVKAAEAYIKLLESVEKNAEYIGLDTGKLRIDHVAANAGRGLRAFFPRAMGRATPKRRETVNIEIIVSEVA
- a CDS encoding 30S ribosomal protein S3, producing MATEKKFIMDGVRNVCVEKFLANELKRAGYGGMDITRTPLGTQVTIFAEKPGIVIGKGGKQVRQLTQDLATTYGVESPQVEVQQIQNPNFNAQIMAERLANALERGWYFRKAGQSTIRRVMDSGALGCEVVISGKLTGARARTQKFTEGYVKHSGEPSETIVETGYAIAVKKLGTIGVQVKIVPPGAKLPDTFEVVEPQQKKAPEAPKPEEVSEVPFEDEFDEEPDEDIFEEEFLEER
- a CDS encoding 50S ribosomal protein L2; amino-acid sequence: MAHRIIAQSRGRGGPSYRAPSHRYKADLRHAGKNTALTSGVVLDIEHDPSRHAPIALVRLESGEKVYVLATEGLGVGDGLSWGPGGEVKNGNTLPLQEIPVGAYVCNIEARPNDGGKFVRSSGVQALVIGKSEDGRVGVRMPSGKNKWFNGACMATVGIVAGGGRGEKPFVKAGKKAFHVRSSAERWPRVKGVCMNVIDHPFGGGGHQHCGRPKTVSHGTSPGRKVGHIAARRTGKWKK
- a CDS encoding aldehyde dehydrogenase family protein, whose translation is MIEPRGFLIGGEWRTNNDILDVRFPYTGEVAGRVCLAGSEDIEDALCSAERGFSVTRRLPAHRRSEILYALADLIRERAADLARTIVLEAGKTRALAESEVVRAQETIEVSAEEARRIDGTILPLDWNVAGEGRIGCLRRFPLGPVLAITPFNFPLNLACHKLGPAIAAGNSVILKPASATPISSLMLGEMALEAGFPAEALSVVPCRTDLAERMVRDDRIACVSFTGSSAVGWHLRSIAGRKRVGLELGGNAAVIVHEDADIPFAVDRIVAGGFSNAGQACISVQRVYLHQPIYEEALGLLVERTRALTVGDPRELKTDVGPMISESAAETAFAKVEDAIAGGAKVLAGGTRDGPLFEPTVLVETTPDMAVNRTEVFAPVVTVTPYETFEEALALANDSEYGLQAGIFTHDSRRIAQAFAELRVGGLVVNDVSTFRMDHAPYGGVRGSGIGREGPKYAIEEMTEERMMIFSP
- the rnp1 gene encoding ribonuclease P protein component 1 yields the protein MISPQNVLRHELLGLNVLVVSASNPGHVGVSGRIIDETKNTLIIQTEGKKKRIPKRSSVFRIRLPDGTIVDVDGSSLEAQPERRISMRIK
- a CDS encoding galactose-1-phosphate uridylyltransferase yields the protein MFTTHEIRTERGILQYRRESLTGIRCRISPVRIERQIDSAPALPDSRERCPFCSDAINASTPTFGDGSRLHCGESVTFPNLYPFAKHHVVTVITTEHEPGRLSARHLADAISGTTQAMIRSPGYASINWNYLPSAGASIVHPHLQGIVDAEPTRLVDLYLSAGRRYLVDHGHLYWDDLVDRERCSERFLFEDEIFWSANPVPLGEREIRGILPISTLDEFEPYIEPLARGIIRIIEFYRDLGTYAFNASIFFDAPGTAGCGHRAFCSLIARLNPNSLSMCDSAFMERLHLEPVILTLPEDLGALFREKS
- a CDS encoding 50S ribosomal protein L3; translated protein: MPNIHRPRRGSLAYSPRKRAKSPVPRYGSWPEHTGAPTVQGFAGYKVGMTHVIMVDDRKNSPTEGKDIMVPVTVVEVPPMRVAGVRAYSEDTYGKHALTEAWATDLDPELSRRINVPKNHDTAAALEAIRNAIGEGKVVELYALTYTRPIELTGVPKKVPDLMEMRIAGGSLDDQIAYAAEILGKEVTISSNFEVGEYVDVTAVTTGKGTEGPVKRWGVQVRKRKHSRGGKKRHIGNLGPWNPHHVRWQVPQMGQMGYQQRTEFNKRILKIGTNGDDITPAGGFLHYGLVRGPYVLIKGSVPGPSKRLVRIRPAIRKDEQTISAPTINFVSTQSKQG